From Mastacembelus armatus chromosome 9, fMasArm1.2, whole genome shotgun sequence:
aataaagaagcaaagagacAAAGTGGTGTGTGGGAGTCTGAATCACAGCTGACCTTgttatgttctgtgttttttcttttttttttttgcgatGTGGTCATGGCTGTATTTTCACCTCAGTTCGgatggaaagttttttttttttttttttcaaaagttcttcagttatattttcttactttgtttTCAACTGTTTCACATCATATTTTATAGTGCCATCTTTCTTGCCATGTGATGTTCTCTGTAGCATATCAAATCTTTAGTTTATTTCAAATTGGTTGCTCTCAACCACACTTCCAATGAGGCAAGCCCCTGAAACAGCAAAGTTGCTCATATTTGAAAAGTTTATACTCTAGCTGCTTTCTTTTAGCTTTTAATAtcaaactttaatttaaaaactcatttcatttatttaccaaCTGCAGCTGTGCGCAGATGGCTATGATGTCACAAACCTCGTGTCAGCCGACCCTGCTCTCCGAAGACGTGGCTTCAAACTGGAGTACTTCCTTCGTCCACCTGTACAGGTAAGATGACACTGTCATACTTTGGCAGaggtttacatttttaaatagagagttttaaataaaaaaaggttaaCACTGCTCttgtgtgtactgtaaatgtgaagCTACAATTAAATCAATGTTGTAAGTTTTGGTAAGGGAGTGAGTAAACATATTTCCCTGCTTGTTGAACTGTTAGTTTAACACATCACGTGGGCATATCAAACTATGAGCTATGATGGCCTAATGTCATCGCTGCCACGTCCTTTTGATTTTAATAATCACAGTCTATTTGGGAAAATATCAGATTAGCCTATTTATCCATGTGGCAATtagcatatacagtgggtacggaaagtattcagacccctttaaatttttcattctttgtgtcattgcagccatttgccaaaatcaaaaaagttcattttatttctcattaatgtacactcagcaccccatcttgacagaaaaaaacagaaatgtagaaatttttgcaaatttattaaaaaagaaaaactgaaatatcacatggtcataagtattcagaccctttgcagtgacactcatatttaactcacatgctgtccatttcttctgatcctccttgagatggttctgctccttcattggagtccagctgtgtttaattaaactgattggacttgattaggaaaggcacacacctgtctatataagaccttacagctcacagtgcatgtcagagcaaatgagaatcatgaggtcgaaggaactgcccaaggagctcagagacagaattgtggcaaggcacagatctggccaaggttacaaaagaatttctgcagcactcaaggttcctaagagcacagtggcctccataatcctcaaatggaaaaagtttgggacgaccagaactcttcctagacctggccgtccagccaaactgagcaatcgtgggagaagagccttggtgagaaaggtaaagaagaacccaaagatcactgtggctgagctccagagatgcagtagggagatgggagaaagttccacaaagtcaactatcactgcagccctccaccagtcggggctttatggcagagtggcccgacggaagcctctcctcagtgcaagacacatgaaagcctgcatagagtttgccaaaaaacacatgaaggactcccagactatgagaaataagattctctggtctgatgagaccaagattgaactttttggcgtgCGTGGTGGttggagcatcatgttgtgggggtgtttttcagctgcagggacaggacgactggttgcaattgaaggaaagatgaacgtggccaagtacagagatatcctggaagaaaacctcttccacagtgctcaggacctcagactgggccgaaggttcacctttcaacaggacaatgaccctaagcacacagctaaaataacaaaggagtggcttcggaacaactctgtgaccgttcttgactggcccagccagagccctgacctaaacccaattgagcatctctggagagacctgaaaatggctgtccaccaacgttcaccatccaacctgacagaactggagaggatctgcaaggaagaatggcagaggatccccaaatccaggtgtgaaaaacttgttgcatcattctcaagaagactcatggttgtactagctcaaaagggtgcttctactcaatactgagcacagggtctgaatacttatgaccatgtgatatttcagtttttcttttttaataaatttgcaaaaatttctacatttcagtttttttttctgtcaagatggggtgctgagtgtacattaatgagaaataaaatggcaaatggctgcaatgacacaaagagtgaaaaatttaaaggggtctgaatactttccgtacccactgtatatattgaGGAAGAGTAGGTCATTCCTTTgcaaaaatttaaattaaaacactaATAATACATTCATCCCAATAATTAccaaattgtctttttttcttactttcctCTCAGGTAACATTGAAGTTTGACTTCCAGGTGgaactgtccagggtggacATAGAGCTGTGGCCATGGGGTATGGACCAAGGACAGGCCTGCAAAAGACTGGAGATCAGCACCAGTTCTGATGTGCTACCTTCCCAGCATTCTGGTCTAGGCCACAAATGGCctcagcaaaagaaagaaatgcagatgGAGGTAAAGGACCAGAATGAACAGaatagagaaaaagaacaggATCATGACTGTAAATCTCACCAGAGTAATGGCCACCATTGGAGTCTTCAGGCCCAGCAGTGGGGTACAGCAGCACGAGATGAACCTGAACAAAGAGGCCATGTTTTCAAGTGTCAGTCAGACACTGAATCCTGCTATCCTGGACTAGAATTCAAACTTGTAGGTCGTTGTGATGTTAGAGATGAAACCCGTGTCTGTTTCACACATTCAAATTTTAGCCCCCGGTCCCCTTTCCTGTCCccagctcctccaccacctACGAACTGTCGACAAGAGACACTGTGGAGCCGTGGTCTGCTCTCCTTAGGTGCTGTGACACACCTTCGTGTGGCTGTACCTTTTGGTGGTGCAGCGTCTGCTCTGGGACTCAAGGCTTTGGCTGTGTGGGGACAACCTGCTCGCTGTTGCCCTGCGGAAGAAGTGGAAAGAATTAAAAGAACCCATGAGGCTAGTGAAAGTCGGCCTCCACAACCAGTGTTTTTTGCCCCACATGTCCGACAAATCAAACAAGAAGTGCAAACAGCCACACCTCCAAGGTATGTATTTATGAAGCAGTGTTTCTCTTCAGTCTCCTTTTTGTTGTAGGTAATATAGAGCTTTTAATAACAACAGATAATTTCCTTGTTTATCTGCTGGCTTTTTGACTCCAGCAAACTTTCCATCCCAGAAGAGTTCCTTGACCCAATAACCCAAGAAGTAATGTGTCTGCCGATGCTACTGCCGAGTGGTGTGTCAGTGGATAATACAACACTAGAGGAGTACAACAAGAGGGAAGCCACGTGGGGCCGACCCCCAAATGACCCGTTCACTGGTGTCCTGTTCACATCAACTTCCCAGCCTCTTCCTAATCCCCAACTGAAGACCCGTATTGACCACTTCCTCCTGCAAAAAGGGGAGGTCAGGAGAGACGGGATGTTGGGGAGACGAGGAAAAGGAGGTGATCCACAGGCCTCAAGACTTATAGCCTCCAGTGTAGACAGGCAGTCCCAGAACTCTCCTTGCCTCAGTAAAAGTTCAATAAACAACACTTCTGTTCAATATAATGCTGGTCCCATAAACATAAATAGGACTACACTGGAAGGCACTGGATCAGGACATTCATCAGATAAAGGAAATGACCAATTTAACTCCCAGTCCAGTATGACGGATAATAAATTAGAGGTAGATAGAAGAAAGAAGCAAGATCTAAGTAGAGTTATAAAGGAGTCAACAGATGACTTAACAGCTGAGAAGCAACTACTACCGCAAACAAAAAGACTAAGAAGTGATGCAGTCTCATGTGAGTATATAAGAGTAAGAACGTACaacatatgtgtttttaatgctgatGTGTGTTGCCAATGTTTGCACCATACTTCCTCAGTTCCTAGCTGCAGCTCTCATGAGCAGCGTTTGTCAGCCAGCCTGGATGAGGCCCTGTTCTCTGCCCTGCAGGGCCGACCCTGCTTCACCTCAAATCTGGCCCAGCAGAGTGGGGTTTCCCCTGACTCTGAACCACTGAACAGAACACAGCACTGTCAGAGTGCAGGCACTCCGAGCATGTCTACAGGTGGGATTTACACAACACAGGCAATATTAAAAACTCAACTTTTGATAGGAAAACTAGCAGAATTTTCTCAAACCACTTTTGCAGTGTAACTTGACTCTCTGCTGCTCAGTACatattcattttatatattatgtaaCTTCAACACCATAATTCTTGCTGATAATATTTGCAGAAAACAATAAACTAACGGTGTTCAATTCTTGTAAAGGATTATACATCATACCAGAGGGATTAGGATTTAATTATCCTTCTGGTATGATGTTGTGCAATGATTTGACACCTGAGACATCTGTCTCTCACTTAAACCAGAAATGCAGGGTAGTTTGTCAGTCTGAATGCTCAGTAAAATTTGGCAGTTGAACTCCTGTCATATCTTGTACAGTAGCTAGCCTGAGGTTGCACTCCCTGATTTTAGGCTTCATAagatcttttttaaaaaatatcttttttaaaatttcctgGTAATTCTTAGACTGCAACTTGGATAGATATTCAACACAGCCAGAAGCTACGCTGAGTTTGTTTCTGAAATTGAAAGAATCCCCCTTCTTTCTCACAAGCACGAACAAGCAAAACACTAGGGTGATTCATTGTTGAGGGATTCTGAGGTGCAGGAGATAAAAAACTGAGGATCTGGTTTGTAAAGATAAAGGGAGAGAATAAATCAAAGAATTAACACATAGCAAAGGAACTTCTGCAATGCACTGAAAACCACATGttgattactttttttttttttttttttttcaactgtgtAGGCGTATTTGAAACTGGTTTCAGGAATATCGGATCAATGTTTCTGATGTTTCatgttaattaattattaactgATTAATTTTCCCACTCATTTCTTACCAGGAGAGAAGACGTGCTCTGCATGTTCCCTCTCAGTCTCTGTTTACGCTTCATCTGTATCGTCCATCTACCGTCTAACCTGTGGTCATTTGCTGTGCCACACCTGCCTGCGGAGGGAATCACAACTGAACTCTGCCACTTCATCAACATCCAACCATGTCTCATGTGCCACATGCCACAGCCCTACCCCACGTGCCAAAATCATCCGCGTGCATTACTGACGGATGGCAAATCCTTCAAAGACTGTGAAGAAACAAGGTGAATTATATTCCATATGTCATTTTATTGTGCGTTTTGTGTTCAGTAATGCACTGTTAAACTTAAAgttaaggaaataaaaaacattaaccGCT
This genomic window contains:
- the ubox5 gene encoding RING finger protein 37 isoform X1, which encodes MVVNLCLPHFYTTVHCNKLCADGYDVTNLVSADPALRRRGFKLEYFLRPPVQVTLKFDFQVELSRVDIELWPWGMDQGQACKRLEISTSSDVLPSQHSGLGHKWPQQKKEMQMEVKDQNEQNREKEQDHDCKSHQSNGHHWSLQAQQWGTAARDEPEQRGHVFKCQSDTESCYPGLEFKLVGRCDVRDETRVCFTHSNFSPRSPFLSPAPPPPTNCRQETLWSRGLLSLGAVTHLRVAVPFGGAASALGLKALAVWGQPARCCPAEEVERIKRTHEASESRPPQPVFFAPHVRQIKQEVQTATPPSKLSIPEEFLDPITQEVMCLPMLLPSGVSVDNTTLEEYNKREATWGRPPNDPFTGVLFTSTSQPLPNPQLKTRIDHFLLQKGEVRRDGMLGRRGKGGDPQASRLIASSVDRQSQNSPCLSKSSINNTSVQYNAGPININRTTLEGTGSGHSSDKGNDQFNSQSSMTDNKLEVDRRKKQDLSRVIKESTDDLTAEKQLLPQTKRLRSDAVSFPSCSSHEQRLSASLDEALFSALQGRPCFTSNLAQQSGVSPDSEPLNRTQHCQSAGTPSMSTGEKTCSACSLSVSVYASSVSSIYRLTCGHLLCHTCLRRESQLNSATSSTSNHVSCATCHSPTPRAKIIRVHY
- the ubox5 gene encoding RING finger protein 37 isoform X2 — its product is MDQGQACKRLEISTSSDVLPSQHSGLGHKWPQQKKEMQMEVKDQNEQNREKEQDHDCKSHQSNGHHWSLQAQQWGTAARDEPEQRGHVFKCQSDTESCYPGLEFKLVGRCDVRDETRVCFTHSNFSPRSPFLSPAPPPPTNCRQETLWSRGLLSLGAVTHLRVAVPFGGAASALGLKALAVWGQPARCCPAEEVERIKRTHEASESRPPQPVFFAPHVRQIKQEVQTATPPSKLSIPEEFLDPITQEVMCLPMLLPSGVSVDNTTLEEYNKREATWGRPPNDPFTGVLFTSTSQPLPNPQLKTRIDHFLLQKGEVRRDGMLGRRGKGGDPQASRLIASSVDRQSQNSPCLSKSSINNTSVQYNAGPININRTTLEGTGSGHSSDKGNDQFNSQSSMTDNKLEVDRRKKQDLSRVIKESTDDLTAEKQLLPQTKRLRSDAVSFPSCSSHEQRLSASLDEALFSALQGRPCFTSNLAQQSGVSPDSEPLNRTQHCQSAGTPSMSTGEKTCSACSLSVSVYASSVSSIYRLTCGHLLCHTCLRRESQLNSATSSTSNHVSCATCHSPTPRAKIIRVHY